The Leadbettera azotonutricia ZAS-9 genome has a window encoding:
- a CDS encoding DUF3783 domain-containing protein: METPVIFVHGFSRELLFKIVDAVKKTVKEEGLDPASIAFASSTVNNMEWKIRKLIREVTKEHEAMARKGQGREFPHSGNS, encoded by the coding sequence ATGGAAACGCCTGTTATTTTTGTGCATGGCTTCAGCAGGGAGCTGCTCTTCAAAATTGTGGACGCCGTCAAAAAAACCGTTAAGGAAGAAGGGCTCGATCCTGCTTCCATAGCCTTCGCCTCCTCCACGGTGAACAACATGGAATGGAAGATACGAAAGCTCATCCGCGAAGTGACAAAAGAGCACGAGGCTATGGCGAGAAAGGGACAAGGAAGGGAGTTTCCACATAGTGGAAACTCCTAA
- a CDS encoding YifB family Mg chelatase-like AAA ATPase, which translates to MFVTAYAPYGAEGIIIRVEADIRRGIPGIDITGLAEGAVREARERVRASFRNSGYAFPADRILINLAPAGVRKEGASLDLPIAVAVMAAAGLVPQPENLMVMGELELSGRLRPVRGVLAAAAAGLKAEIRDFIVPAENAREAAILAGDNFFAAATLCEAVHALQVRAETGKLPPYSYDPDEADPCAGVSFGLNRSRDCNPAEYCGDFSEVKGQARYKRALEIAAAGGHNLLAFGPPGSGKTMLARRIPGIMPLLDSDEAVEVTRLHSLAGQLKTDPGGGGGLITQPPFRSPHHSASTEGILGGGRVVRPGEITLAHWGVLFLDEAPEFRSNVLQSLREPLEDRVITIARAEGPVRLPADFQLLMAANTCPCGRLGMASSDAQACFCTAEEIHRYWRRIGAALLDRVELRAPAPAPGLDAFSMGQEEPSVEIALRVERAAAIQKERFKGLGIRRNARMSPSLIDQYCPLTPRAREAFHTAAAKLGLSGRAYHGILRVARTIADLEGKEMLDTVHILEAVEHRRLGEDPYDIFTVGK; encoded by the coding sequence ATGTTTGTAACAGCTTATGCGCCTTACGGGGCCGAAGGGATCATCATCAGGGTTGAGGCGGATATACGCCGGGGCATACCGGGCATAGATATCACGGGCCTTGCCGAAGGGGCAGTGCGGGAAGCCAGGGAACGGGTCAGGGCAAGCTTCCGCAATTCCGGCTATGCCTTTCCCGCCGACAGGATACTCATCAATCTTGCGCCGGCGGGTGTGCGCAAGGAAGGGGCCTCTCTGGATCTGCCCATAGCAGTCGCAGTGATGGCCGCCGCAGGCCTGGTTCCCCAACCCGAGAACCTCATGGTTATGGGGGAGCTTGAACTCTCGGGCAGATTACGGCCTGTGCGGGGCGTTCTTGCCGCTGCTGCGGCGGGTCTTAAGGCGGAGATCAGGGATTTTATCGTTCCCGCAGAAAACGCACGGGAAGCTGCCATTTTGGCTGGGGATAATTTTTTCGCTGCCGCCACTTTATGCGAGGCAGTGCACGCCCTGCAGGTGAGGGCCGAAACAGGAAAGCTGCCGCCCTATAGTTACGATCCTGATGAAGCTGATCCCTGTGCTGGTGTTTCTTTTGGCCTTAATCGCTCAAGGGATTGCAATCCTGCCGAATACTGCGGCGACTTTTCCGAAGTAAAGGGCCAGGCCCGGTACAAGCGGGCCCTGGAAATCGCAGCCGCAGGGGGCCATAACCTCCTTGCCTTCGGTCCGCCCGGATCGGGGAAGACTATGCTCGCAAGGCGTATCCCGGGCATCATGCCTCTTTTGGATTCTGACGAGGCAGTGGAAGTGACCAGGCTCCACAGCCTCGCGGGGCAGCTCAAAACAGATCCCGGCGGCGGAGGGGGACTTATAACCCAGCCGCCCTTCCGTTCCCCCCACCATTCTGCCAGCACCGAAGGCATACTTGGCGGGGGCAGGGTCGTTAGGCCCGGAGAAATCACCCTGGCCCATTGGGGTGTCCTTTTCCTTGACGAAGCCCCCGAATTCCGCAGCAATGTACTGCAATCCCTCAGGGAACCCCTGGAAGACAGGGTGATAACCATAGCCAGGGCAGAAGGGCCGGTACGCCTCCCTGCCGATTTCCAGCTCCTCATGGCGGCCAATACCTGCCCCTGCGGCAGGCTTGGCATGGCCTCGTCCGATGCCCAGGCCTGCTTTTGTACCGCCGAAGAGATACACCGCTACTGGCGCAGGATAGGCGCCGCCCTTCTCGACAGGGTAGAACTCAGAGCCCCTGCTCCGGCCCCAGGCCTCGATGCCTTTAGCATGGGTCAGGAAGAACCTTCCGTGGAAATCGCTCTCAGGGTTGAACGGGCCGCGGCAATTCAGAAGGAACGCTTCAAGGGATTGGGTATCCGCAGGAATGCCCGAATGTCCCCCTCTCTCATTGATCAATATTGCCCTCTGACCCCCAGGGCCAGGGAGGCGTTCCATACGGCGGCGGCAAAACTGGGACTTTCCGGCAGGGCGTATCATGGAATATTACGGGTTGCCCGCACCATCGCAGACCTGGAGGGGAAGGAAATGCTGGACACAGTCCACATCCTGGAAGCGGTGGAGCATCGCCGCCTGGGCGAGGATCCTTATGACATTTTTACCGTAGGGAAATAG
- a CDS encoding BrnT family toxin — MKMEFEWDEEKNMANIQKHGVAFEDAIYVFLDPLYCEIFDWEHSSEFEERWIAYGLVNRVLMVSFIEQNDITRVISARRATRSEEEAYYYGYYGTNDFTGRG; from the coding sequence ATGAAGATGGAATTTGAGTGGGACGAAGAAAAGAACATGGCAAATATCCAAAAACATGGTGTTGCCTTTGAGGACGCCATATATGTGTTTCTTGATCCCCTGTATTGCGAGATTTTTGACTGGGAACATAGCAGCGAATTTGAAGAACGATGGATAGCTTACGGATTGGTTAATCGGGTGCTAATGGTAAGCTTTATCGAACAAAATGACATAACCCGCGTAATTTCGGCCCGAAGGGCAACCCGGTCTGAAGAGGAGGCATATTATTATGGCTATTATGGTACGAACGATTTTACAGGAAGGGGATAA
- a CDS encoding BrnA antitoxin family protein, whose protein sequence is MVRTILQEGDNPSPEALARLAALDGRPVDTSDISEATDEELKEIARQVREKRRKKMFSLRLSNETIEWWQQLGEGYTGIMARLLEKAKSHPEWIKQCL, encoded by the coding sequence ATGGTACGAACGATTTTACAGGAAGGGGATAATCCTTCCCCTGAAGCCCTGGCGCGGTTGGCCGCCCTCGACGGACGTCCGGTTGACACTTCCGATATTTCCGAAGCGACAGATGAGGAACTAAAAGAAATTGCCCGGCAGGTGCGGGAAAAACGCCGAAAAAAGATGTTTTCCCTCCGCTTGTCCAACGAGACAATCGAATGGTGGCAGCAACTCGGGGAGGGGTATACCGGCATTATGGCCCGGCTGCTCGAAAAGGCCAAAAGCCACCCCGAATGGATCAAGCAATGCTTGTAA
- a CDS encoding PHP domain-containing protein yields the protein MIDLHTHSTASDGSLSPQALVEEASKRGLTALALTDHDTINGLGEAEKTARKLGLHFIPGIELQIEWNQESGGEFHLLGLGIRQPSPAFLEAVASLAKGREERNLEILERMHELSIDATYEEIRALSGGHSVGRPHFAAILVQRKIVKNREQAFRRYLGRGKPLYAPKKGLEFDKIVPLIKESGGIAVLAHPMSLFVAWGRLPELVKNLKERGLDGLEAWHPTAKPRSCKRLEELGKTLGLYITAGSDFHGEARPDRRLGITAGDKKIEDSVLEAIPPLTSIA from the coding sequence ATGATCGATTTGCATACCCATTCTACTGCCTCCGACGGCAGCCTGAGTCCTCAGGCGCTGGTTGAAGAAGCTTCCAAACGGGGCCTTACAGCCCTTGCCCTGACAGACCACGACACCATCAACGGCCTTGGCGAAGCCGAAAAAACCGCCAGAAAACTGGGGCTCCATTTTATCCCGGGCATTGAGCTTCAAATTGAATGGAACCAGGAATCGGGCGGTGAATTCCACCTCCTGGGCCTGGGCATACGCCAGCCCAGCCCTGCCTTTCTTGAGGCTGTGGCAAGCCTTGCCAAAGGCAGGGAAGAGCGGAACCTTGAAATATTGGAGCGTATGCATGAACTCAGCATCGACGCTACCTATGAAGAAATCCGGGCGCTCTCCGGAGGGCACTCGGTGGGGAGGCCCCATTTTGCCGCCATCCTGGTACAGCGCAAAATCGTAAAAAACCGGGAGCAGGCATTCCGCCGTTATCTAGGCAGGGGGAAGCCCCTCTATGCGCCCAAGAAAGGGCTGGAATTCGACAAGATTGTGCCCCTCATCAAGGAATCCGGGGGCATAGCGGTACTGGCACACCCCATGTCGCTTTTTGTGGCCTGGGGACGTCTGCCTGAGCTCGTCAAGAACCTCAAGGAGCGGGGGCTCGACGGGCTTGAGGCCTGGCACCCTACAGCCAAACCCCGTTCCTGCAAGCGCCTTGAGGAACTGGGCAAGACCCTGGGGCTTTATATTACCGCAGGGAGCGACTTCCATGGGGAGGCACGGCCTGATCGCAGGCTCGGCATCACTGCGGGGGACAAGAAGATTGAAGATTCGGTGCTGGAGGCTATTCCGCCGCTTACAAGCATTGCTTGA
- a CDS encoding 6-carboxytetrahydropterin synthase, giving the protein MKQWICSKCGYVHAGESAPSQCPVCHVASSEFKEKQAGGEKRVLTSITKLNIQYAHRFLGYIGEAQYLHGHTGTLTLEVEGEVNSKNGFVVACNSIKNHAWEYLVNFDHAIILQKEDPILPELLKVYEAQGIKGGSTWNTSVGIAFDTELAKAYPECRLVVVKKVATVENLIEVFYSLLKDTLNIKKLTFTSGDNAASFSV; this is encoded by the coding sequence ATGAAACAATGGATTTGCTCAAAATGCGGGTATGTTCATGCGGGTGAAAGCGCGCCGTCTCAATGTCCGGTGTGCCATGTTGCATCTTCGGAGTTCAAAGAAAAACAGGCGGGCGGGGAAAAAAGAGTGCTGACGTCAATAACAAAACTCAATATCCAGTATGCGCATCGATTCTTGGGTTACATTGGCGAGGCGCAGTATCTTCACGGACATACGGGAACACTAACGCTTGAAGTGGAAGGCGAGGTAAACAGCAAAAATGGTTTTGTTGTGGCTTGCAACAGCATAAAAAACCATGCGTGGGAATATTTGGTAAACTTTGACCACGCGATTATTTTGCAAAAAGAAGACCCGATTCTTCCTGAGCTTCTCAAGGTATACGAGGCGCAGGGAATCAAGGGTGGCTCAACATGGAATACCAGCGTCGGCATAGCCTTTGATACGGAGCTTGCAAAAGCCTATCCTGAATGCCGCCTTGTGGTTGTCAAGAAAGTCGCAACCGTCGAGAACTTGATTGAGGTTTTCTATTCTCTATTAAAGGATACCCTCAATATCAAGAAACTCACATTCACATCCGGCGACAATGCTGCTTCATTTAGTGTCTAA
- a CDS encoding Fur family transcriptional regulator codes for MIPIMNKANQKTIRRNTSQRDLVLDAVCKGNHLSAREIFELVSAKKRMSFGTVYRNLQILEEEGEIVAIKTDPELLHYDRRLERHHHLHCRKCGKVFDVFVPYRPEFDIEAAQESGFIIDSHAITFEGLCGVCQNIR; via the coding sequence ATGATACCGATTATGAATAAGGCCAATCAAAAGACTATTCGGCGCAACACCAGCCAGCGCGACCTGGTATTGGATGCTGTTTGCAAGGGAAATCATTTATCGGCACGGGAGATTTTTGAGCTTGTTTCGGCTAAAAAGCGCATGAGTTTTGGCACGGTTTACCGGAATCTTCAAATTCTTGAAGAAGAAGGTGAAATAGTCGCCATCAAGACAGATCCTGAACTACTGCATTATGATCGGAGGCTGGAGCGCCATCACCACTTGCACTGCCGGAAATGCGGGAAGGTGTTTGATGTTTTCGTTCCCTATCGCCCGGAATTCGATATAGAAGCGGCGCAAGAAAGCGGCTTCATCATTGATTCGCACGCAATTACCTTTGAAGGGTTATGCGGCGTTTGCCAAAACATCAGGTGA
- a CDS encoding amidohydrolase family protein, giving the protein MPDFILKNGVIVTAGKKPRAGSLAVLGDKIAAKGKGPEADLGGKSFVYPSLINTHDHLQGNYRPAVGPKKGEFYLTWLPWDNDLKASDTFKERSQLTRENLYALSGYKCLFSGVTTVNDHFPQKLNGAILPTLPIRAILEYGLAHEATSYDLKWGDGVDVEYKRAVKNKWPFITHLSEGFDEEAMHGVETIEKLGILDNHCLFVHCIGFSDGDIKKVAKAGASVSWCGFSNMFMFNTTCKIRKMIKAGVNVTLGTDSSATGSANLLSEIKYDRELYRRLYGEDLPAKTIFEMATVNAAKAFWMDDRIGTLEEGKLGDILVLKGKADDAYENLASASMQDIELLVLAGKPILGELRFLDFLGGSLPSGYSQIKIGRRPMFVIGDPAGLYAECRSKIGFKKVLDYLPFEP; this is encoded by the coding sequence GTGCCTGATTTTATATTGAAGAACGGGGTAATTGTTACTGCCGGAAAAAAGCCCAGGGCAGGGAGTCTGGCTGTATTGGGGGACAAGATTGCCGCCAAAGGCAAAGGGCCCGAGGCTGACCTTGGAGGCAAGTCTTTCGTCTATCCCTCCCTTATAAACACCCACGATCATCTTCAGGGGAATTACCGTCCTGCCGTAGGTCCCAAAAAAGGCGAGTTCTATCTCACATGGCTTCCCTGGGACAATGATCTCAAAGCCTCGGATACCTTCAAAGAACGCTCTCAGCTGACCCGTGAGAACTTATATGCCCTTTCAGGCTACAAGTGTCTTTTCTCGGGTGTTACCACGGTAAACGACCATTTCCCCCAAAAGCTCAATGGCGCCATCCTGCCTACCCTGCCCATCAGGGCTATACTCGAATACGGCCTTGCCCACGAGGCTACTTCCTACGACCTCAAATGGGGAGACGGTGTGGATGTCGAATACAAGCGGGCAGTCAAGAACAAGTGGCCCTTCATTACCCATCTTTCAGAGGGCTTTGACGAAGAGGCCATGCACGGGGTAGAAACCATCGAAAAGCTGGGCATACTCGATAATCATTGCCTTTTTGTCCACTGTATTGGCTTCAGCGATGGGGATATCAAAAAAGTCGCCAAAGCGGGGGCATCAGTCTCATGGTGCGGCTTTTCCAATATGTTCATGTTCAACACCACCTGCAAGATACGCAAGATGATCAAGGCGGGGGTGAATGTTACCTTGGGCACCGACTCGTCCGCTACAGGTTCGGCAAACCTTCTGTCCGAAATCAAATACGACAGGGAGCTTTACCGTAGGCTCTACGGCGAGGATCTTCCCGCCAAGACCATTTTCGAGATGGCCACTGTCAACGCCGCAAAAGCCTTCTGGATGGACGACCGCATCGGTACCCTGGAAGAGGGCAAGCTTGGGGACATACTGGTTCTTAAAGGGAAGGCGGACGATGCCTACGAAAACCTCGCCTCTGCTTCCATGCAGGATATAGAATTGCTTGTGCTGGCGGGGAAGCCCATTTTGGGTGAACTCCGCTTTTTGGATTTTTTGGGAGGTTCCCTGCCTTCAGGTTACAGTCAAATCAAAATAGGCCGGAGGCCCATGTTCGTCATTGGCGATCCGGCGGGGCTTTATGCAGAATGCCGCAGCAAAATCGGCTTCAAGAAAGTCCTTGATTATCTCCCCTTTGAGCCGTGA
- a CDS encoding cyclic nucleotide-binding domain-containing protein, whose amino-acid sequence MPKPLQYRSGSLIYFQGDPANQVFILQKGQVNLVYQDIETGQDVHDLVQPGEFFGVKSALGRYPREENAVALMDASIMAFTVPEFEALAMANTRIVMKMLKVFSNQMRRIHHQVSNLMEKDELLSPEAGLFNVGQYYLKNKRFAQAKYVLSRYLTYYPSGRNAVQAAKDLEVAEIAIARGGGGDKASVFAAPGSAASSSSESLTDTAKLYYDAVSLISQQKYQQAYLGFKKIVDANEDAEYSAKSSFEIGRCLFLLNKFEDCIKYYTMMITRYPKHPDLGDALFFMGQSYEKNNRKDQAATFYKKILSMPGDEDDGTHIKARRALKALEE is encoded by the coding sequence ATGCCCAAGCCGCTTCAGTACAGATCAGGTTCTCTTATCTACTTCCAGGGGGATCCTGCAAACCAGGTGTTCATCCTGCAGAAAGGCCAGGTGAACCTGGTCTACCAGGATATTGAGACCGGACAGGATGTGCACGATCTCGTGCAGCCCGGCGAATTCTTTGGCGTCAAGTCGGCCCTGGGCCGCTATCCCCGTGAAGAAAACGCCGTAGCCCTTATGGATGCCTCCATCATGGCTTTTACAGTGCCCGAGTTTGAAGCCCTGGCCATGGCGAATACCCGTATTGTTATGAAGATGCTCAAGGTTTTCTCCAACCAGATGAGGCGCATACATCACCAGGTCTCGAACCTCATGGAGAAGGATGAGCTGCTCAGCCCCGAGGCAGGCCTTTTCAACGTAGGCCAGTATTACCTCAAAAACAAGCGCTTTGCCCAGGCAAAGTACGTCCTTTCCCGCTATCTTACCTATTACCCCTCGGGGAGAAACGCAGTCCAGGCTGCCAAAGATCTTGAAGTCGCCGAGATAGCCATTGCGCGCGGCGGGGGAGGGGACAAGGCTTCGGTTTTCGCAGCCCCTGGGTCCGCTGCTTCCAGCTCTTCGGAAAGCCTTACGGATACCGCAAAGTTGTACTATGACGCAGTAAGTCTCATAAGCCAGCAGAAATACCAGCAGGCCTACCTGGGCTTTAAAAAGATAGTGGACGCCAACGAAGACGCCGAGTACTCTGCCAAGAGTTCTTTCGAGATTGGCCGCTGCCTCTTTTTGTTGAACAAATTCGAGGACTGCATCAAATACTACACCATGATGATTACCCGGTACCCCAAACATCCCGATCTGGGGGATGCCCTCTTCTTCATGGGCCAGTCTTACGAGAAAAACAACCGCAAGGATCAGGCCGCGACCTTCTACAAGAAAATACTCTCCATGCCTGGGGACGAGGACGACGGCACCCATATCAAGGCCAGGCGGGCCCTCAAGGCATTGGAGGAATAG
- a CDS encoding Crp/Fnr family transcriptional regulator has protein sequence MAGMDMSAFGRFTRTFQAGEMIFSEFEPGDTFYLIQSGRVELVKIIGDIERTLDILQPSEMFGEMAILENSPRSATAIALDKVSVLEFNSQNFEILMLGNPQIALKLLRMFTKRIYDSKRRFMILTLEDPQAKIADVFLMLDESQADIDKTTETRIFKTSVDDIAHWAGMGVSETREALSHFVTQRRLEMYPDRIVVKNINDFSRFVNSKRKKG, from the coding sequence ATGGCAGGCATGGACATGTCGGCCTTTGGCCGCTTCACAAGGACCTTTCAGGCCGGGGAGATGATCTTTTCGGAATTCGAGCCCGGCGACACCTTCTACCTCATCCAGTCGGGACGCGTGGAGCTGGTCAAAATAATCGGCGATATCGAACGCACCCTGGACATACTCCAGCCCTCAGAAATGTTCGGCGAAATGGCGATACTCGAAAATTCCCCGCGCTCCGCCACTGCCATAGCCCTGGACAAGGTAAGCGTGCTGGAATTCAACAGCCAGAACTTCGAGATTCTCATGCTGGGCAATCCCCAGATAGCCCTGAAGCTCCTCCGTATGTTCACCAAGCGCATCTACGATTCCAAGCGCCGCTTCATGATCCTCACCCTGGAAGATCCCCAGGCAAAAATAGCCGACGTTTTCCTCATGCTGGACGAAAGCCAGGCGGATATAGACAAAACCACCGAAACCCGTATTTTCAAAACCTCTGTAGACGATATTGCCCACTGGGCCGGCATGGGCGTCAGCGAAACCCGCGAAGCCCTAAGCCACTTTGTGACCCAGCGCCGCCTTGAGATGTACCCCGACCGCATCGTGGTCAAGAACATCAACGACTTCTCCCGCTTTGTCAATTCAAAAAGGAAGAAGGGGTGA
- the cfpA gene encoding cytoplasmic filament protein CfpA: MGNLDLPKSPNVFHPEKPSAVGSRNSLAQEYRDQQNEVNQLLEEETNKVIHHLTSRLPKDVLERLDVMGGLKEKLYNYFNQNFQNMFNRYMTTSEDEMVKKVRNFIDKEETQVLARYSPKEIAKLLDEVGGADKFNTGEIEKSVVNMYGHLQGHIQRGVNELETHTNSILRQKTDVGAFVRGENAYSIVKCAFKDNLYKPKTVTDVKLSVNILDSELISPIFHYQVTMEYLVKDMLSKHIVDSIDKEVEKLKDERVDQGLEELADSEILFSKIGKVEDFTDDNVENEKSKRYKLVAKNIMEKLGQLRAEIDPAEFDQLNIRENLKKIIDIENIRNRGFNTAINSITSILDTSRMGYQYIENLKNGRELLIREYEDSDVSNLPDERYQIKMKYLDHAQLIEERKAYDVQLKSFETEVQHVWDIVTVIYEDRKPGGKVTDFDDLAKKKKNRIKTTIKDKTGEPLYEDIDKVWDEISFVKPAETEVERSNRTYVYEKDKIRSRIILMREKLVKMYDYQYPVERRVIEDRLHFLERDYFKFDYMINPYHIQPGIILDVDITSIKRKKATLDAMANVLNEFLHGVSKGFQDAAFASFSRRRSTVREDINQSFSAVDNPEPHAAEASGSAYLDLINSDDAPASTSAAPKALPAPKKAKAAAAGKAASKRGRKPGAAGKRGRPSAGLKEV; this comes from the coding sequence ATGGGAAATTTAGATCTACCCAAGAGTCCTAATGTATTTCACCCCGAAAAGCCGAGCGCTGTGGGTTCAAGGAACTCATTGGCCCAGGAGTACCGGGATCAGCAGAATGAGGTTAATCAGCTGCTGGAAGAGGAAACCAACAAGGTTATCCACCATCTGACCTCCAGGCTGCCCAAGGACGTGCTGGAGCGGCTCGATGTGATGGGCGGCCTCAAGGAAAAGCTCTATAACTATTTCAACCAGAACTTCCAGAACATGTTCAACCGGTACATGACCACTTCTGAAGATGAAATGGTCAAGAAAGTCCGGAATTTCATCGACAAGGAAGAAACCCAGGTCCTTGCCCGGTACAGTCCGAAAGAAATCGCCAAACTGCTTGATGAAGTCGGCGGAGCCGACAAGTTCAACACCGGCGAGATTGAAAAATCCGTTGTTAACATGTACGGTCACCTCCAGGGCCATATTCAGCGGGGCGTCAACGAGCTCGAGACCCACACCAACAGCATACTCCGCCAGAAAACTGACGTAGGCGCCTTTGTGCGGGGCGAAAATGCCTATTCCATCGTAAAATGCGCCTTCAAGGACAACCTTTACAAGCCCAAGACCGTTACCGATGTAAAGCTTTCGGTCAATATCCTCGATTCAGAGCTGATTTCCCCCATATTCCATTATCAGGTAACCATGGAATACCTCGTCAAAGACATGCTTTCCAAGCATATCGTTGATTCCATCGACAAGGAAGTCGAGAAGCTCAAGGACGAACGGGTGGATCAGGGTCTTGAAGAACTCGCCGACAGCGAGATCCTCTTCTCCAAAATCGGAAAAGTCGAAGATTTTACCGATGACAACGTTGAAAATGAAAAATCCAAGCGCTATAAGCTGGTTGCCAAGAATATCATGGAGAAGCTGGGGCAGCTCAGGGCCGAAATCGACCCCGCCGAGTTCGATCAGCTCAACATACGTGAGAACCTCAAAAAAATCATCGACATCGAAAACATCCGCAACCGGGGCTTCAATACCGCCATTAACTCCATTACTTCCATTCTGGACACCTCCCGCATGGGCTACCAGTACATTGAAAACCTCAAGAATGGCAGGGAACTCCTGATTCGCGAATACGAAGACAGCGATGTTTCCAACCTCCCCGACGAGCGTTACCAGATCAAGATGAAGTACCTGGATCATGCCCAGCTCATCGAGGAACGCAAGGCCTACGATGTGCAGCTCAAGAGCTTCGAAACCGAAGTCCAGCATGTCTGGGATATCGTTACGGTCATCTACGAAGACCGCAAACCCGGCGGCAAGGTCACTGACTTTGACGATCTGGCCAAAAAGAAGAAGAACCGCATCAAGACCACCATCAAAGACAAAACCGGCGAACCCCTCTACGAAGATATCGACAAGGTTTGGGACGAAATCTCCTTTGTGAAGCCCGCAGAAACCGAAGTGGAACGCTCCAACCGTACCTATGTCTACGAAAAAGACAAGATACGGAGCCGGATTATCCTGATGAGGGAAAAGCTCGTCAAAATGTACGATTATCAATACCCCGTTGAAAGGCGGGTCATTGAGGATCGCCTCCATTTCCTGGAGAGGGACTACTTCAAGTTCGATTACATGATCAATCCCTACCATATTCAGCCCGGTATTATCCTCGACGTGGACATTACCTCCATCAAGAGGAAGAAGGCCACTCTCGACGCCATGGCGAACGTGCTCAACGAATTCCTCCACGGCGTAAGCAAGGGCTTCCAGGACGCCGCATTTGCATCCTTCAGCCGCAGGCGCTCCACAGTGCGCGAGGACATCAACCAGTCCTTCAGCGCAGTGGACAACCCTGAACCCCATGCTGCCGAAGCATCAGGCTCGGCCTATCTGGATTTGATCAACTCCGATGACGCCCCTGCCTCAACATCAGCCGCCCCAAAAGCGCTGCCTGCGCCCAAAAAAGCCAAGGCCGCTGCTGCAGGAAAAGCTGCCAGTAAACGGGGCCGCAAGCCCGGTGCAGCAGGAAAAAGAGGCCGCCCGAGCGCAGGACTCAAAGAAGTTTAA
- a CDS encoding flavodoxin family protein, producing MKYLIITGNPKKDGLCHLEEEELIKGCKDGGADAETLNVGKLGRCHVCGDGWGSCRTEHRCSFGGDGFDEAREKVKQADAFCFITPVYWGEMAEGLKSFFDRLRRCEATWQFEGKAAESAFGGKQVLLVASPGGSGNGLLSCLEQMDRFCRHTGAQIFDYIGVNRWNHDYKKKAIYAAARAMAEGREAGKSI from the coding sequence ATGAAGTACCTTATCATTACCGGAAACCCTAAAAAGGACGGCCTCTGCCATCTGGAGGAAGAAGAACTTATAAAGGGCTGCAAAGACGGCGGCGCGGATGCGGAAACCCTCAATGTGGGGAAACTCGGACGCTGCCATGTGTGCGGCGATGGCTGGGGAAGCTGTCGCACGGAGCATCGATGTTCATTCGGAGGCGACGGCTTCGACGAAGCCCGGGAAAAGGTGAAACAGGCGGACGCGTTCTGCTTTATCACCCCTGTGTACTGGGGTGAAATGGCTGAAGGGCTCAAAAGCTTCTTTGACCGCCTCCGCCGCTGCGAAGCCACATGGCAGTTTGAAGGGAAAGCCGCTGAATCAGCCTTTGGGGGCAAGCAGGTACTCCTTGTAGCTTCCCCGGGAGGGTCGGGCAACGGCCTCCTCTCCTGCCTGGAGCAGATGGACCGCTTCTGCCGTCATACAGGGGCCCAAATTTTCGACTATATAGGGGTAAACCGCTGGAACCACGATTACAAGAAGAAGGCTATCTATGCTGCGGCAAGGGCCATGGCCGAGGGCAGGGAAGCAGGCAAATCCATATAG
- a CDS encoding RrF2 family transcriptional regulator produces MFITKESDYAVRIIRELSRSGRESVKAICESESIPMQYSYKILKKLEKGGLVQGYRGASGGYELAKAPKNMSLYDVITAVDEEILLSECLGHGFRCPMKGKGRKGCGVHGEFARIQGLILSHLKEKSLSDII; encoded by the coding sequence ATGTTTATCACCAAGGAATCTGATTACGCCGTGCGCATCATACGGGAGCTTTCGAGAAGCGGCAGGGAATCTGTCAAGGCTATCTGCGAAAGCGAAAGCATACCCATGCAGTACAGTTACAAGATACTCAAAAAACTTGAAAAAGGCGGCCTTGTGCAGGGCTATAGGGGGGCTAGCGGCGGCTATGAGCTTGCCAAAGCCCCCAAAAACATGAGCCTTTACGACGTGATAACCGCGGTTGACGAGGAAATCCTCCTCTCCGAATGTCTGGGCCACGGTTTCCGCTGCCCCATGAAGGGCAAGGGAAGGAAGGGCTGCGGCGTTCACGGGGAATTCGCGCGTATTCAGGGGCTCATACTTTCCCATCTAAAGGAAAAGTCCCTTTCAGATATAATCTGA